A genomic segment from Triticum dicoccoides isolate Atlit2015 ecotype Zavitan chromosome 1A, WEW_v2.0, whole genome shotgun sequence encodes:
- the LOC119366906 gene encoding glutathione S-transferase 4-like, translating into MAPAVKVYGWAVSPFVARPLLCLEEAGVDYELVPMSRAAGDHRQPDFLARNPFGQVPVLEDGDLTLFESRAIARHVLRKHKPELLGCGSPEAEAMVDVWLEVEAHQYNPAVSAIVVQCIILPLLGGARDQAVVDENVAKLKKVLEVYESRLSASRYLAGDDISLADLSHFPFTRYLMETEYAPLVAELPHVNAWWDGLKARPAARKVTELMPPDLGLGKKAEE; encoded by the exons ATGGCGCCGGCGGTGAAGGTGTACGGGTGGGCGGTGTCGCCGTTCGTGGCGCGCCCGCTGCTGTGCCTGGAGGAGGCCGGCGTCGACTACGAGCTCGTCCCCATGAGCCGCGCGGCCGGCGACCACCGCCAGCCGGACTTCCTCGCCCGGAACCCCTTCGGCCAGGTCCCCGTCCTCGAGGACGGCGACCTCACCCTCTTCG AGTCGCGCGCGATCGCGAGGCACGTGCTCCGGAAGCACAAGCCGGAGCTGCTGGGCTGCGGCTCGCCGGAGGCGGAGGCGATGGTGGACGTGTGGCTGGAGGTGGAGGCCCACCAGTACAACCCGGCGGTCAGCGCCATCGTGGTACAGTGCATCATCTTGCCGCTCCTCGGCGGCGCGCGGGACCAGGCGGTGGTGGACGAGAACGTGGCCAAGCTCAAGAAGGTGCTGGAGGTCTACGAGTCGCGGCTGTCGGCGTCGAGGTACCTCGCCGGCGACGACATCAGCCTCGCCGACCTCAGCCACTTCCCCTTCACGCGCTACTTGATGGAGACGGAGTacgcgccgctggtggcggagctCCCCCACGTGAACGCGTGGTGGGACGGGCTCAAGGCCAGGCCGGCCGCGAGGAAGGTGACGGAGCTCATGCCGCCGGACCTTGGGCTTGGAAAGAAGGCAGAGGAGTGA
- the LOC119366917 gene encoding asparagine--tRNA ligase, cytoplasmic 1-like: MADDAASAPPTAQLAAASISSSPSSDLEPPTSRTRIRAILDAGDAMAGERVVVGGWVKTGRQQGKGEFAFLEVNDGSCQGNLQVMVDKDVHPLASLTHTGTSVLVEGVLKKPPAEAKQRIELKVERVIELGEVDAAAYPLPKTKITLETLRDFVHLRARTNTIGAVARIRHQLAYATHSFFDENGFLYIHTPIITTSDCEGAGEMFQVTALFSQAEKVEKELKENPAPSEADVEAAKLVVKEKGDAVAQLKAAKASKQEITAAVSVLTKAKENVLRVEERSKLKPGLPLKDDGKIAFENDFFKRQAFLTVSGQLQVETYACALSNVYTFGPTFRAENSHTSRHLAEFWMVEPEIAFANLQDDMNCAERYVQYLCKWLLKHCREDMEFMVKHVDKTAIERLELVSSTPFERISYTKAVEILEGVDKKFENKVEWGIDLASEHERYLTEVIFKKPVIVYNYPKGIKAFYMRLNDDQKTVAAMDVLVPKVGELIGGSQREERLDILKQRILDADLPLEPYEWYLDLRRFGSVKHSGFGLGFERMILFATGLENIRDVIPFPRYPGRADL, from the exons ATGGCCGACGACGCGGCATCGGCCCCGCCGACGGCGCAGCTGGCCGCCGcctccatctcctcgtcgcccTCCTCCGACCTCGAGCCGCCGACCTCCCGCACCCGCATCCGCGCCATCCTCGACGCCGGCGACGCCATGGCCGGGGAGCGCGTGGTCGTCGGCGGCTGGGTCAAGACCGGCCGCCAGCAGGGCAAGGGCGAGTTCGCCTTCCTCGAGGTCAACGACGGCTCCTGCCAGGGGAACCTCCAGGTCATGGTCGACAAGGACGTGCACCCGCTCGCAAGCCTCACCCACACGGGCACCTCCGTGCTCGTCGAGGGCGTGCTCAAGAAGCCCCCCGCGGAAGCCAAGCAGCGCATCGAGTTGAAGGTGGAGCGGGTCATCGAGCTCGGGGAGGTGGACGCTGCCGCCTACCCGCTGCCCAAGACCAAGATCACGCTCGAGACGCTCAGGGACTTCGTCCACCTCCGCGCACGCACCAACACG ATAGGCGCAGTTGCTCGGATAAGGCACCAGCTTGCCTACGCAACCCACAGTTTTTTCGATGAAAATGGATTTTTGTATATTCACACCCCCATAATAACCACCAGCGACTGTGAGGGTGCAGGTGAGATGTTCCAAGTCACTGCCTTATTCAGCCAGGCTGAAAAGGTGGAGAAGGAGCTTAAGGAGAACCCTGCACCATCAGAAGCTGACGTTGAGGCTGCTAAGCTTGTTgttaaagagaaaggagatgcagttGCTCAATTGAAAGCAGCAAAAGCTAGCAAGCAAGAGATAACTGCTGCTGTTTCCGTGCTTACAAAAGCTAAAGAGAATGTGTTAAGGGTGGAAGAGCGCTCTAAGTTGAAACCTGGACTTCCACTCAAGGATGATGGGAAAATTGCGTTTGAGAATGACTTCTTCAAGCGTCAAGCTTTTCTGACTGTTTCAGGCCAACTTCAGGTCGAAACTTATGCTTGTGCTCTCAGTAATGTGTATACCTTTGGACCAACATTCCGGGCAGAGAACTCACATACATCAAGACATTTGGCAGAGTTTTGGATGGTTGAACCAGAAATTGCATTTGCAAACTTGCAG GATGATATGAACTGTGCTGAAAGGTATGTACAGTACCTGTGCAAATGGTTACTCAAGCATTGCCGAGAAGACATGGAATTCATGGTTAAACATGTGGACAAGACCGCAATTGAGCGTCTGGAGCTTGTTTCCTCTACTCCGTTTGAACGCATTTCATATACAAAGGCTGTGGAGATCTTAGAAGGTGTAGATAAGAAGTTTGAGAACAAGGTTGAATGGGGAATTGATTTAGCATCTGAGCATGAGAG GTATTTGACTGAGGTGATATTTAAGAAGCCAGTTATTGTGTATAACTACCCAAAAGGAATAAAGGCATTTTACATGAGGCTCAATGATGACCAGAAGACAGTAGCTGCAATGGATGTTCTTGTTCCCAAG GTTGGTGAATTAATCGGTGGAAGCCAAAGGGAGGAGCGTCTTGATATTCTTAAGCAAAG GATACTGGACGCGGATCTTCCTCTGGAGCCATATGAGTGGTACCTGGACCTCCGACGCTTTGGCTCAGTGAAGCACAGCGGGTTCGGCCTAGGGTTCGAGAGGATGATCCTTTTCGCCACCGGCCTGGAGAACATCAGAGATGTCATCCCATTCCCAAGATACCCTGGGAGGGCCGATCTTTGA